In a single window of the Salmo trutta chromosome 23, fSalTru1.1, whole genome shotgun sequence genome:
- the LOC115159984 gene encoding D-dopachrome decarboxylase-A has translation MPFIDLESNLPASKFPEDSLKKLGSKTAAVLGKPEERMIVVVKPGLPMLMCGTCAPCVILSVSAIGVTDTAEKNKEHSANILPFLIGELGLTEDRIVIRFYALEPYQVGKKGTVMS, from the exons ATGCCGTTCATTGATTTGGAAAGTAACTTACCTGCTAGTAAGTTTCCTGAGGATTCCTTGAAAAAGCTAGGGTCCAAAACAGCTGCTGTTCTAGGCAAACCCGAAGAG AGAATGATAGTGGTGGTGAAACCTGGACTGCCAATGCTCATGTGTGGAACTTGCGCTCCCTGCGTCATACTGTCTGTGTCCGCCATCGGTGTCACTGACACAGCggagaagaacaaggaacacagtGCCAATATCTTACCTTTTCTTATTGGAGAACTTGGTCTTACTGAGGACAG GATCGTGATCAGGTTCTATGCACTGGAGCCATATCAGGTTGGAAAGAAAGGTACTGTTATGAGTTAG